The genomic region ATTTCTATCCTTGCTTTTTAATGACTACCCAGCTTCACTTTAGTTTTTCTATAGATCAAAATAACCTGCAAATCAATTAGCAATTCGCTGGTTACTGCGATACAGACACACGCTTAGCTGCTTTCTTTCTGGCTGCTATTATCTTCTTCTTTTTCTTGATGCTCGGTTTTTCGTAGTGTTCTCTCCTTTTTATCTCAGACAGGATTCCTTCCTTTTCGCACTGCTTCTTAAATCGCTTAAGAGCAAGCTCAAAGGAATCACTATCCTTGACATTGACCATGGGCATTCATATCCCCCCCCTCTTTCTTTTTTCCAATCATTTTTACAAATAAAGTTACTTTAACACTATAATACTGATTTGTCAATACCTTTTTTATAATAAAATAAATGCCTTTGTAGTTAACTGCATAGGCAATAATAGCAGGCGCTGATAAGTTCTATTGCTAGTGTTGGTCCAGCTATGGTATTTACAATACTAACAGAGCTGACAGAAATCAGGAAATTAAATCAAAAGAGAGATCGGCTCTTGTAGGTGTAGCACCACTTAACAAGGATAGTGGTAAACATCGTGGTAACAGGTTTATCTGGGGAGGCAAAGCACAAGTAAGAGAAATATTGTGTATGTGTACAATTTCAGCAATCAGTTATAATCCAGTTATTAAAGAATTTAATGAAAGACTACGTAAAGCCGGTAAACAATCTAAAGTAGCGATAGTCGCCTGTATGCATAAATTGCTTATTATAATGAATAGCATAGTTAAAAAAAGACAATTATGGTCATCCGGAAAACCGATATAGAGGTAAGCAAAACGAATAAAAGAGTTAAATTAAAGGAGATAAGTAAGAAGTAATACCAAGTTGCATTCATTCGATTAACTTTGTTGGCTTTGTCGAAAGCTCCATCGCTGAGTTTGTGGCTGCTTCTACCCACACAGAACCACAGCAGAGCCAATTATTTTGAATACGGGGGCGCTCCCGATACTGAGTGAGGCGCAACACACCGCTCTGCGGTTAACCCTCCCGGGGGAGGGACGCTTACGAGGGTGGGCGTAATAAGCACTCTTTAAAACATTGTTACAGTTTAAATATTAGCTTGCTGACAATGAAAATCAACGGTTAAAGGCTATATTACCTATTATAAACATTTTACTCTTCTACAGTTCTTTTGATTGG from Nitrospirae bacterium YQR-1 harbors:
- the rpsU gene encoding 30S ribosomal protein S21, encoding MPMVNVKDSDSFELALKRFKKQCEKEGILSEIKRREHYEKPSIKKKKKIIAARKKAAKRVSVSQ